A genomic stretch from Pseudomonas mendocina includes:
- a CDS encoding type VI secretion system tip protein VgrG has protein sequence MFSPANTAQFSLLIAGQSHDLQVLEFTGHEALNEPYRFDIELVSSNLALDLETLHNQPAFLALDNQGQGIHGVLMAVGQGDAGRRLCRYWVTLVPQLAYLEYRINQRIFQHLSVPQIIAEVLEDHGIMQGTGYRFEFGPTVYPERVYCTQYDESDLHFIQRLCEEEGIHYHFEHSENGHVLVFGDDQSVFTQLPKLAYQQGSGMVADKPVVKRFGMALETRTNRVTRRDYNFEKPKLVMEGAYKSEFQPDLEDYDYPGNFDNRDRGKHLSKRILERHRADYEQAEGHSDSPTLRSGHYLNLGEHPRNEWNRLWLLTAISHQGKQPQVLEESITSHTDEDDGFQQGYRNHFIATPWDVNYRPQLLHPKPKVLGSQTAKVTGPAGEEIHCDPYGRVKVQFHWDREGQADDKTSCWLRVASSWAGDHYGAVAIPRIGMEVLVTFMEGDPDQPLITGCLFHTAHEVPYELPANKTRSVFKTMSSPGGGGFNELRIEDKKGAEQIFIHAQRDWDENIEHDQKIRVGNERHDTVEANSYSEFYAEEHRTTHADRKTETRSSDHLTVAQTQHVKVGVGQFIETGNEIHYYAGSKVVVDAGMELTAKGGGSFIKLDPSGITLSGATVNVNSGGAPGVGSGIQILGPVVPGAADKDKPGSLLTPAIAQPMTLLGPLCGKQSNGACSREDCPCMKG, from the coding sequence ATGTTTAGCCCCGCTAACACCGCACAATTTAGCTTGCTCATTGCAGGCCAGTCCCATGACCTTCAGGTTCTTGAATTCACCGGCCACGAAGCCCTTAACGAGCCTTATCGTTTCGATATTGAACTGGTCAGCAGCAATCTGGCGCTGGACCTGGAAACACTGCATAACCAACCCGCTTTTTTAGCTCTGGATAATCAAGGGCAGGGCATTCATGGCGTTCTGATGGCCGTGGGGCAGGGTGATGCAGGCAGGCGGCTGTGCCGTTATTGGGTCACGCTGGTGCCGCAGCTTGCCTACCTTGAATACCGCATCAATCAGCGGATTTTTCAGCACCTGAGCGTGCCGCAGATTATTGCAGAAGTCCTTGAAGACCACGGGATTATGCAAGGTACCGGTTACCGCTTTGAGTTCGGCCCAACGGTTTACCCAGAGCGTGTGTACTGCACTCAGTACGATGAAAGTGATCTGCACTTTATCCAGAGACTGTGTGAAGAAGAGGGGATTCACTACCACTTCGAACACAGCGAGAACGGCCATGTACTGGTGTTTGGCGATGACCAAAGCGTCTTTACCCAACTGCCCAAACTGGCCTATCAACAGGGCAGCGGCATGGTCGCTGACAAGCCTGTGGTCAAGCGCTTCGGCATGGCCTTGGAAACCCGCACCAATCGCGTAACCCGCCGCGATTACAACTTCGAAAAGCCCAAGTTGGTGATGGAAGGCGCTTATAAAAGCGAGTTTCAGCCAGACCTCGAAGACTACGATTACCCCGGCAACTTTGATAACCGCGATCGCGGCAAGCACCTGTCTAAGCGCATCCTTGAGCGCCACCGCGCCGACTACGAGCAAGCCGAAGGCCACAGCGACTCGCCTACGCTACGCAGCGGCCACTACCTGAATTTGGGCGAACACCCGCGCAACGAGTGGAACCGACTGTGGCTGCTAACTGCTATCAGTCACCAAGGCAAACAGCCGCAAGTTTTAGAAGAGTCCATCACCAGCCATACAGATGAGGACGACGGCTTCCAGCAGGGCTACCGCAACCACTTTATCGCCACCCCATGGGACGTAAATTACCGCCCGCAACTGCTGCACCCCAAGCCCAAAGTACTTGGCAGCCAGACCGCCAAAGTCACCGGCCCGGCGGGCGAAGAAATCCACTGCGACCCATACGGCCGGGTCAAAGTCCAGTTCCACTGGGACCGTGAAGGCCAGGCTGACGACAAAACCAGCTGCTGGCTGCGTGTTGCCTCAAGCTGGGCGGGCGATCACTACGGTGCCGTCGCCATTCCGCGCATCGGCATGGAAGTGCTGGTGACCTTTATGGAAGGCGACCCCGACCAGCCGCTGATTACCGGCTGCCTGTTCCACACCGCCCACGAAGTGCCCTACGAACTGCCTGCCAACAAAACCCGCAGTGTGTTCAAAACCATGAGCTCGCCTGGTGGCGGAGGCTTTAACGAACTGCGCATTGAGGACAAAAAAGGCGCAGAGCAAATCTTTATCCACGCCCAGCGCGATTGGGATGAAAACATCGAGCACGACCAGAAAATCCGTGTCGGCAACGAGCGTCACGACACCGTAGAAGCCAACAGCTATAGTGAGTTCTACGCCGAAGAACACCGCACCACCCACGCCGACCGCAAAACCGAAACCCGCAGCAGCGATCACCTCACCGTTGCGCAAACCCAACACGTGAAAGTTGGCGTCGGCCAGTTCATCGAAACCGGCAACGAAATCCACTACTACGCAGGCAGCAAAGTTGTCGTCGATGCAGGCATGGAACTCACCGCCAAAGGCGGCGGCAGCTTTATCAAACTCGACCCCAGCGGCATCACCCTCAGCGGCGCAACGGTCAACGTCAACTCAGGTGGTGCACCGGGTGTAGGTTCGGGTATCCAAATCCTTGGGCCGGTTGTGCCGGGGGCGGCGGATAAAGATAAACCCGGCAGCCTGCTGACGCCTGCCATCGCCCAGCCAATGACTTTGCTCGGCCCGCTGTGCGGCAAGCAAAGTAACGGCGCATGTAGCAGGGAGGATTGCCCATGCATGAAGGGTTGA
- a CDS encoding alpha/beta hydrolase, with product MKRFARIVLIAFALMAVTFAIAAITSWAPDRDVAELKQRWAQPPSQFVALDGMLVHVRDQGPRDDPAPVVLLHGTAASLHTWEGWAAVLQDKRRVISLDLPGFGLTGPFPDGDYRFSHYTQFLGSLLHQLQVNKAVLVGNSFGGQLAWQFTLEHPQRVSQLVLVDAAGYTRPASSMPIGFKVAQVPALAPLMTKLLPRSMIEASVRYVYGDPSKVNEELIDRYYELTLRSGNREALRQRFIQAEGGDEYKSISRIQVPTLILWGARDELIPLINAEHFKRDIKGSRLVIFDQLGHVPQEEDPLQSITPVLSFIAR from the coding sequence ATGAAGCGTTTCGCCAGAATCGTCCTGATTGCTTTCGCATTAATGGCTGTCACCTTTGCCATTGCGGCGATCACCAGTTGGGCGCCGGATCGTGATGTCGCAGAGCTGAAGCAGCGCTGGGCACAACCACCGTCACAGTTTGTGGCTTTAGACGGCATGCTCGTGCATGTGCGTGACCAGGGCCCGCGGGATGATCCTGCACCGGTGGTGCTGCTGCATGGCACCGCAGCCAGCCTGCATACGTGGGAAGGCTGGGCGGCGGTGCTGCAGGATAAGCGCCGTGTAATCAGCCTCGACCTGCCCGGTTTTGGCCTGACTGGCCCCTTCCCGGATGGCGACTATCGTTTCAGTCATTACACTCAGTTCCTCGGTAGCCTGCTGCATCAGTTGCAGGTGAATAAGGCGGTGTTGGTGGGCAACAGTTTTGGCGGGCAATTGGCCTGGCAATTCACCCTTGAGCATCCACAGCGCGTCTCGCAATTGGTGTTGGTTGACGCTGCCGGGTATACCCGCCCCGCCAGCTCAATGCCGATCGGCTTTAAGGTTGCACAAGTTCCGGCACTGGCGCCGCTGATGACCAAACTGCTGCCGCGCTCCATGATCGAGGCCAGCGTGCGCTATGTGTATGGCGACCCGTCCAAAGTCAATGAAGAGCTGATCGACCGTTATTACGAATTAACCCTGCGCAGCGGCAATCGCGAGGCTCTGCGTCAGCGGTTTATCCAGGCTGAGGGGGGTGATGAATACAAGTCAATTTCCCGCATTCAGGTGCCTACGCTAATCCTCTGGGGGGCTCGTGATGAGCTGATTCCACTGATCAACGCCGAGCATTTCAAGCGCGATATCAAAGGCAGCCGCCTGGTGATTTTCGATCAGCTTGGCCATGTGCCGCAGGAAGAAGATCCGTTACAAAGCATTACTCCTGTGCTGAGCTTCATTGCCCGCTAA
- a CDS encoding ATP-binding cassette domain-containing protein, with protein sequence MIEIKNLTKRFAQHTAVDDLSFSVQPGEVLGFLGPNGAGKSTTMKMLTGFLTPTAGTASIFGFDIRKNTLKAQQQIGYLPEGAPCYGDMTVRSFLEFIAEVRGFKGAEKRERVTKAVAQVELDKVLDQSIETLSKGFKRRVGLAQAILHDPRVLILDEPTDGLDPNQKHQVRKLIQSLAQDKIVIISTHILEEVSAVCTRAVVIAHGKLLADGTPLELESRSRYHQAVTLVTTEALDKDALAALPGVAGVEENTLENSLTVLAKPGEVIFPQVNELIAQRSWKVSELNVERGRLDEVFRSLTRGEVV encoded by the coding sequence ATGATCGAAATAAAAAATCTAACCAAGCGTTTTGCGCAGCACACCGCGGTTGACGACCTGTCGTTCAGCGTCCAGCCCGGTGAAGTGCTGGGTTTTCTCGGTCCAAACGGCGCCGGTAAATCCACCACCATGAAGATGCTTACAGGCTTCCTTACGCCAACGGCCGGTACGGCCAGCATCTTCGGTTTCGATATCCGTAAAAACACCCTCAAAGCCCAGCAGCAGATTGGTTATTTGCCTGAAGGCGCGCCCTGCTATGGCGACATGACGGTACGCAGCTTCCTTGAGTTCATCGCCGAGGTGCGCGGTTTCAAAGGCGCAGAAAAACGTGAGCGCGTCACTAAAGCGGTCGCTCAGGTGGAACTGGACAAGGTGCTGGATCAAAGCATCGAAACCCTCTCCAAAGGCTTTAAGCGCCGCGTCGGTCTGGCTCAGGCGATTCTGCATGATCCCCGCGTGCTGATTCTCGACGAGCCCACCGACGGCCTTGATCCCAACCAGAAGCATCAGGTGCGCAAGCTGATCCAGAGCCTGGCGCAGGACAAGATTGTGATCATTTCCACCCACATCCTCGAAGAGGTCTCCGCCGTGTGCACCCGCGCCGTGGTCATCGCCCATGGCAAGCTGCTGGCAGACGGCACGCCACTGGAGCTGGAAAGCCGCTCACGGTATCACCAGGCGGTGACGCTGGTGACCACTGAGGCGCTGGATAAAGACGCGCTGGCGGCCCTACCGGGCGTTGCCGGTGTGGAAGAAAACACGCTGGAAAACAGCCTGACAGTGCTGGCCAAACCGGGCGAAGTGATCTTCCCGCAGGTCAATGAGCTGATTGCTCAGCGCAGCTGGAAAGTGAGTGAGTTGAATGTGGAGCGCGGGCGGCTGGACGAAGTGTTCCGCAGCCTGACCCGTGGGGAGGTGGTATGA
- a CDS encoding ABC transporter permease subunit, whose product MSQLPVVFKRELASYFATPLAYVFILIFLVLSGVFTFYLGGFFEGGQAELSAFFNFHPWLYLFLVPAIAMRLWAEERKSGTIELLMTLPITRFDAVTGKFLAAWVFAGLALLLTFPMVLTVNYLGQPDNGAILTGYIGSWLLAGAYLAIGSCMSALSKNQVIAFILAVSVCFLFIVSGFPMVLDGFSAWAPQWMIDSVASLSFLTRFDAISKGVIDLRDLLYFVTLIAAWLAATAVVIDLKKAD is encoded by the coding sequence ATGAGTCAGTTACCCGTTGTCTTCAAGCGCGAGCTGGCGAGCTATTTCGCCACGCCGCTGGCCTATGTGTTCATTCTGATCTTCTTGGTGCTTTCGGGCGTCTTCACCTTCTATCTCGGTGGTTTCTTCGAGGGTGGCCAGGCGGAGCTGTCGGCCTTCTTCAACTTTCATCCGTGGCTGTACCTGTTCCTGGTACCGGCCATTGCCATGCGTCTGTGGGCTGAAGAGCGCAAGAGCGGCACTATTGAGCTGTTGATGACCCTGCCCATCACCCGTTTTGATGCGGTCACCGGCAAGTTCCTCGCAGCATGGGTGTTTGCCGGACTGGCGCTGCTGCTGACCTTCCCGATGGTGCTCACGGTCAACTACCTGGGCCAACCGGATAACGGCGCAATCCTCACCGGTTATATCGGCAGCTGGCTGCTGGCCGGGGCTTATCTGGCCATTGGTTCGTGCATGTCAGCGCTGTCGAAGAATCAGGTGATCGCCTTCATTCTGGCGGTCAGCGTGTGCTTCCTGTTTATCGTCAGCGGTTTCCCGATGGTGCTGGATGGTTTCAGTGCTTGGGCCCCGCAATGGATGATCGACTCAGTGGCCTCGCTGAGCTTCCTGACCCGTTTCGATGCGATCAGCAAGGGCGTGATTGATCTGCGCGACTTGCTCTATTTCGTCACCCTGATTGCGGCCTGGCTGGCAGCAACGGCGGTGGTTATCGACCTGAAGAAAGCTGACTGA
- a CDS encoding Gldg family protein — translation MKKLMVSSAGLVVIALAFLAFNLLSSYGLSGLRLDLTEQKLYTLSKGTEQILSELDEPVELNFFFSNAATKDVPVLRTYAKRVEEMLKAYQREAGGKLKLNIIDPQPFSEDEDRAAEYGLQGIPLQQGGDSVYFGLAGKNAEGHVQVIPFFALDQEEFLEYELSRLVHSLAKPELPVVGVLAGLQVNGGFDMMARQPTPAWMLMEEVRQMFQIESLKRDVDKIPDNVSVLLLIHPKELPQQTQYAIDQFVLRGGKLLAFVDPYSEADTQGDMLGGGGLDKHSDLPELFKAWGLRMVPDKVLGDGAYAMAINMGQGQRPVRHASWINLPQNALDQKDISTSGLESITMATPGILEQIEGAKTTFTPLISSSQYAMPFDAKRFGMLANPEELIRELQPTGERYTLAARINGPVQSAFPEGIEGHKDGLKQADNINVIVVADTDMLADRMWVQVQDFFGQRIPQPWADNASFAVNALDNLAGSEALISVRSRGRFTRPFDVVENIQREAEVRFREKEQALQAQLADTEKKLAELQQNEDPTKPLELTPEQQTAVQQFVQQKLTIRKELRDVRYQLNADIDALGRTLKFINIGLVPLALTLGVLALWMWRRRKAH, via the coding sequence ATGAAAAAGCTGATGGTTTCCAGCGCCGGGCTTGTCGTCATTGCCTTGGCGTTTCTTGCCTTCAACCTGCTCTCCAGCTACGGCCTAAGCGGCCTGCGCCTAGATCTGACTGAGCAGAAGCTATACACCTTATCAAAAGGCACCGAGCAAATTCTCTCGGAGCTGGACGAGCCGGTGGAGCTGAATTTCTTCTTCTCCAACGCGGCGACTAAAGACGTACCGGTGCTGCGCACCTACGCCAAGCGCGTCGAGGAAATGCTCAAGGCTTACCAGCGCGAAGCCGGTGGCAAGCTCAAGCTGAATATTATCGACCCACAACCGTTCTCCGAGGATGAAGACCGCGCCGCCGAATACGGCCTGCAAGGCATCCCACTGCAACAAGGTGGCGATTCGGTGTACTTCGGCCTGGCCGGTAAAAACGCCGAAGGCCACGTACAGGTGATCCCGTTCTTTGCCCTGGATCAGGAGGAGTTCCTCGAATACGAACTCAGCCGTCTGGTGCACAGCTTGGCCAAGCCTGAACTGCCAGTTGTAGGCGTGCTCGCTGGCCTGCAGGTCAACGGCGGTTTCGACATGATGGCTCGGCAACCGACGCCCGCCTGGATGCTGATGGAAGAAGTCCGTCAGATGTTCCAGATCGAAAGCCTCAAGCGTGATGTGGATAAGATCCCGGACAACGTTTCAGTACTGCTGCTGATCCACCCTAAAGAGCTGCCTCAACAAACGCAGTATGCGATTGATCAGTTCGTTCTGCGTGGCGGTAAGTTGCTGGCGTTTGTTGATCCATACAGCGAAGCCGACACTCAAGGCGACATGCTCGGCGGTGGCGGCCTGGATAAGCACTCCGACCTCCCCGAGCTGTTCAAGGCCTGGGGCCTGCGCATGGTGCCTGACAAAGTCTTGGGCGACGGTGCCTATGCCATGGCCATCAACATGGGCCAGGGCCAGCGGCCGGTGCGCCACGCCAGTTGGATCAACCTGCCGCAGAACGCGCTGGATCAGAAAGACATCAGCACCAGCGGCCTAGAAAGCATCACCATGGCCACGCCTGGCATCTTGGAGCAAATTGAAGGCGCTAAAACCACCTTCACCCCGCTGATCAGCAGCTCGCAGTACGCCATGCCGTTTGATGCCAAACGCTTCGGCATGCTGGCCAACCCGGAAGAGCTGATCCGCGAACTGCAACCGACCGGCGAGCGCTACACCCTGGCTGCGCGAATTAACGGCCCGGTTCAAAGCGCCTTCCCGGAGGGCATCGAAGGTCATAAAGATGGCCTGAAACAGGCGGATAACATCAACGTAATCGTGGTTGCCGACACCGACATGCTGGCTGATCGCATGTGGGTGCAGGTGCAGGACTTCTTCGGTCAACGCATCCCTCAGCCTTGGGCTGATAACGCCAGCTTCGCCGTCAACGCACTGGACAACCTGGCGGGCTCCGAAGCCCTGATCAGCGTGCGCTCACGTGGCCGCTTCACCCGTCCGTTTGACGTAGTGGAGAACATTCAGCGTGAAGCTGAAGTGCGTTTCCGCGAGAAAGAGCAAGCCCTGCAAGCCCAACTGGCGGATACCGAGAAAAAGCTGGCTGAACTGCAACAGAATGAAGACCCCACCAAACCGCTGGAGTTGACTCCTGAGCAGCAAACAGCCGTGCAGCAGTTTGTGCAGCAGAAACTCACCATCCGCAAAGAGCTGCGCGATGTGCGTTATCAACTCAATGCTGATATTGATGCACTGGGTCGCACCTTGAAGTTCATCAACATCGGCTTGGTGCCGCTAGCGTTGACACTGGGTGTCCTGGCCCTGTGGATGTGGCGCCGCCGCAAAGCGCACTAA
- a CDS encoding cold-shock protein, with amino-acid sequence MADRETGTVKWFNDSKGYGFIQRESGADVFVHFRAIRGEGHRTLLEGQKVEFAVTQGQKGLQADDVAAV; translated from the coding sequence ATGGCTGATCGCGAGACAGGCACCGTTAAATGGTTCAATGATTCCAAAGGTTATGGTTTTATCCAACGCGAGAGCGGTGCGGATGTATTCGTCCACTTCCGTGCTATCCGCGGTGAAGGCCATCGCACTCTGCTCGAAGGGCAGAAAGTTGAATTTGCAGTAACTCAAGGCCAGAAAGGCCTGCAGGCGGACGACGTTGCGGCTGTATAA
- the dsbG gene encoding thiol:disulfide interchange protein DsbG: MTVLRTLSLLGSTLAVLAAQMVHAEQWPEAVQAFEKKGLKIVGRFDAPNGLQGFAARYQGQGVAMYLTADGKNVLIGSLYDVEGNDLSKAPLDKLVYQPMGKEMWQRLERSTWIVDGAADAPRVVYVIADPNCPYCSMFWKQARPWVDAGKVQLRHVLVGILREDSAGKAAAILSSKSPQTALNNHEAAGKDSNIRPLGRIPDSLSGKLAANLVLMQDLGAAATPAIFYMEGDRLQQHQGAPRGETLEKILGPLPKS; the protein is encoded by the coding sequence ATGACTGTATTGCGCACTCTGAGCTTGTTGGGCTCAACATTGGCCGTGCTGGCCGCTCAGATGGTTCATGCTGAGCAATGGCCTGAAGCGGTTCAGGCATTTGAGAAAAAAGGCCTGAAAATTGTTGGTCGCTTCGATGCTCCCAATGGATTACAGGGCTTTGCGGCGCGCTATCAGGGCCAGGGTGTTGCCATGTACCTGACTGCGGATGGCAAGAATGTTCTGATCGGAAGCTTGTACGACGTCGAGGGCAATGACCTCAGTAAAGCCCCACTCGATAAACTGGTCTATCAGCCCATGGGCAAGGAAATGTGGCAGCGCCTGGAGCGCAGTACCTGGATCGTAGACGGTGCAGCCGATGCGCCACGAGTCGTGTATGTGATTGCTGACCCTAACTGCCCGTATTGCAGCATGTTCTGGAAACAGGCCCGACCTTGGGTGGACGCAGGTAAAGTGCAGCTACGCCATGTGCTGGTGGGCATTTTGCGTGAAGACAGCGCCGGAAAGGCCGCGGCGATTCTGAGTTCTAAATCGCCGCAGACTGCGCTGAATAACCATGAGGCGGCTGGCAAGGACAGCAATATACGGCCGCTGGGTCGGATACCCGATTCGCTCAGCGGCAAGTTAGCGGCCAACTTGGTGTTGATGCAGGATCTGGGGGCCGCCGCCACACCGGCGATTTTCTATATGGAGGGTGATCGCTTGCAGCAACATCAGGGCGCCCCCCGCGGCGAAACGCTTGAGAAGATTCTGGGGCCTCTGCCTAAATCCTGA
- a CDS encoding TlpA disulfide reductase family protein: MMTLNVGPFPVPVSHLIIGLSFGLSLLVGWRLGRRDQLNPENYIFFLLFVGLITARLAFVAVYFEHFADQPWRVIDIRDGGFIAWVGVLAALLLAAVLAWRKVRLRRSLGAAVGAGLLSWALMSYVLFALTGATRLPEFGLRDVQGQAVSLQDYVGKPLVINLWATWCPPCRREMPVLAEAQQAMPGVTFLFVNQGESVQEVEKYLATEALQLNNVLLDSGARLGQHIGSTALPTTLFYDRNGYQVGSHLGELSRASLAQALKQLDSKD, from the coding sequence ATGATGACGCTGAATGTGGGGCCGTTTCCCGTTCCGGTGAGCCACCTGATAATCGGGCTCAGTTTTGGGTTGTCGTTGTTAGTGGGTTGGCGGTTAGGTCGTCGCGATCAGTTAAACCCAGAAAACTATATTTTCTTTCTGCTTTTCGTGGGGCTGATCACAGCACGTTTGGCATTCGTAGCGGTCTATTTTGAGCATTTTGCGGATCAGCCCTGGCGCGTGATTGATATCCGCGATGGCGGCTTTATTGCTTGGGTCGGAGTGCTTGCAGCACTGCTGCTGGCTGCCGTGCTGGCGTGGCGTAAGGTGCGTTTACGTCGCTCGCTGGGAGCTGCAGTTGGTGCGGGATTACTCAGTTGGGCATTGATGAGTTACGTACTGTTTGCGTTGACGGGGGCTACCCGTTTGCCAGAGTTCGGGCTGCGCGACGTACAGGGTCAAGCCGTGAGCCTTCAGGATTATGTGGGTAAACCGCTGGTGATCAATTTGTGGGCCACCTGGTGTCCGCCCTGCCGCAGAGAGATGCCAGTTCTGGCTGAGGCACAGCAGGCGATGCCTGGGGTTACCTTTTTGTTTGTGAACCAAGGCGAGTCAGTGCAGGAGGTTGAGAAGTACCTCGCTACAGAAGCGCTGCAGCTGAATAACGTGCTGCTCGACAGTGGCGCAAGGCTGGGGCAGCACATCGGCTCCACTGCGCTTCCCACCACACTCTTTTACGACCGCAACGGTTATCAAGTTGGCAGCCACTTGGGTGAGCTGTCCCGTGCAAGTTTGGCGCAAGCCCTGAAACAACTGGATTCTAAGGACTGA
- a CDS encoding YeeE/YedE family protein, whose protein sequence is MTLLFALLAGLLFGFGLMISGMTDPTKVTAFLDIAGAWDPSLVLVMLGAISVSSIGFFFARRRTRSVLGLAMQIPTSKLIDRRLVLGSLAFGVGWGLAGFCPGPALVSLSSGYSQPIIFVAAMLVGMVLFELLDRRSDKHG, encoded by the coding sequence ATGACGCTGCTATTTGCGTTGCTTGCCGGTCTGCTGTTTGGGTTTGGGCTGATGATCTCCGGTATGACTGACCCCACTAAAGTCACCGCCTTTCTGGATATTGCTGGCGCCTGGGACCCTTCGTTGGTGTTGGTCATGCTGGGGGCAATCAGTGTTTCCAGCATCGGCTTCTTTTTCGCACGCAGGCGCACGCGCTCTGTACTGGGGCTGGCCATGCAGATTCCAACCAGTAAGCTGATTGATCGCCGCTTGGTGCTAGGGAGTCTGGCTTTTGGTGTGGGCTGGGGCTTGGCTGGTTTCTGTCCGGGACCTGCCTTGGTCAGCCTGTCGTCTGGGTACAGTCAGCCTATTATTTTTGTAGCCGCGATGCTGGTAGGTATGGTGTTGTTCGAACTTCTCGATCGCAGGAGTGATAAACACGGATGA
- a CDS encoding YeeE/YedE family protein, which yields MMIDWASFTPWSALAGGALIGLAATLLILFNGRVAGISGITGALLRPAKGDVGWRVAFLAGLLSAPLLFQQQPLLVLPEVKIEAGVLTLIVAGLLVGAGTRFGSGCTSGHGVCGLSRGSVRSLVATGAFMFSGFATVYVVRHVIA from the coding sequence ATGATGATTGACTGGGCTTCATTTACACCGTGGTCAGCTTTGGCAGGCGGTGCGCTGATTGGTCTGGCGGCCACTCTGCTGATTCTGTTCAACGGACGGGTTGCCGGTATCAGTGGCATTACCGGTGCCTTGCTACGCCCGGCGAAAGGGGATGTGGGGTGGCGGGTAGCGTTTCTGGCGGGGTTATTGAGCGCGCCGCTGTTATTTCAGCAGCAGCCTCTGCTGGTATTGCCCGAGGTGAAAATTGAAGCCGGTGTGCTGACGCTGATAGTGGCCGGTTTATTGGTTGGGGCGGGTACGCGGTTCGGTTCGGGATGTACCAGTGGGCATGGTGTATGCGGGTTGTCGCGAGGCTCTGTGCGCTCTTTGGTGGCGACGGGGGCTTTTATGTTTAGTGGCTTTGCGACGGTGTATGTCGTGCGCCACGTGATCGCGTGA
- a CDS encoding MBL fold metallo-hydrolase, with protein MIFRQLFEPVSCTFTYLLGCPETGLAVLIDPVISTLERDLSELQQRGLKLAYTLETHIHADHITAAKTLRERTGSQIAAPALDGLPCVDIGIEDGVVLEVGSLRILPLHTPGHTDGHHAYLVEERLFTGDALLIDGCGRTDFQNGSSEALYHSVHNKLFSLPDDTLVYPGHDYQGRRVSSIGQEKQRNPRLAEGISLEQFSEIMANLNLPYPKFIDHALPGNRQCGVCPPHLTDELRKYCEQQDINPQG; from the coding sequence ATGATATTTCGCCAGCTGTTTGAACCGGTTTCCTGCACCTTTACCTACTTGCTGGGCTGCCCTGAAACAGGCTTGGCGGTCTTGATTGACCCGGTCATTTCTACCCTTGAGCGCGACCTGAGCGAACTGCAACAACGTGGCCTGAAGTTGGCTTACACACTGGAAACCCATATCCACGCGGACCACATCACCGCCGCCAAAACCCTGCGCGAACGGACTGGCAGCCAGATCGCCGCCCCTGCGCTGGATGGCCTGCCGTGTGTGGATATCGGTATCGAAGATGGCGTTGTGCTGGAGGTCGGCAGCCTGCGCATCTTGCCTTTACACACACCAGGACACACCGATGGGCATCATGCCTATCTGGTGGAAGAACGTTTGTTTACAGGCGACGCCTTGCTGATTGATGGCTGCGGACGCACTGACTTCCAGAACGGCAGCAGTGAGGCGCTGTACCACAGCGTGCACAACAAATTGTTCAGCCTGCCGGACGACACGTTGGTCTACCCCGGACACGACTATCAGGGCCGCCGAGTCAGCAGCATCGGCCAAGAAAAACAGCGTAATCCACGGCTCGCCGAGGGCATCAGCTTGGAGCAGTTCAGCGAGATCATGGCCAACCTCAACCTGCCCTACCCGAAATTCATAGACCACGCCCTGCCCGGCAACCGCCAATGCGGCGTGTGCCCGCCGCATCTCACCGATGAGTTACGTAAGTATTGCGAGCAGCAGGACATTAACCCGCAGGGGTGA